From the Candidatus Poribacteria bacterium genome, the window ACAAAATCAATGCTCCCTGCTACCCCACAAGATACTTCAGATGTCCACTTTATCTGATACTTATCTGGCAAATCGCCAAAGTATAATTCCTGAATCTTATTGTAGACGATTGGCACTTCAAAACGATGGGGACATATAATAACAGGTGTTACCTTTTCGAGAAAGTTACCTTTGTAACCAACCGTACAAACTCCAATTTTAATTTCAGGTTGACTTTTTCGAGGCTTTTTACATTCATTATCTAAGAAGGGACATAACTGTTTGTCCCGTGTCTCTTGTGCAACTGAGTCTTTGATGATAAAAGGATAACCAAATATTTCCGTTGGATGCCGAGTAAATTGAGGTTCTTTCATGACATTTTCCGCCCTTAAGAAAGTCAATCATCAGAGATACATATAGTTTTTCAAGTTGTCTCTTCGGTTTGTGCCAAACTATGATCCTATCACCCTTTCCGATACAAATTTGGCTGTACCCATAACTGGTAACCAACGCCTTCGGAAGTCAATGATACAATATTATCCTGTTCTGGCACCACTAACACATCGTTGTGATACAATCGCACGCGTACCGTCTCTACGGTGCGCGTGACATCGAAAGTAGCAACGCCATCCATATCTCGGAACCTGTGCAGACAGATTGTCTCCTCACCCGTATGCATCATATACATGCCCCTTGCATTTACATCTGCCGATCCCGATAGGGTATTTTCCCATATTCTGAGGTGCGTCTCCCCTTCGTCGGCTGTCTCCCCTGCCTCTAAAATAATTGCAGCGGATTCGGCGTATGATGGGACTTTGCAAACTGCGATTTCTATTCCCGCTTCGCCTGCGAGAACCTCATAAGTGGTATGATGTGGAATATGTGCTATACACGCCTCACCGTGAAAAACGTCTGGACGCTCACCTAAAACCCCGTATGCTTTGTTCCCGTTATGTCCGACCAGCAAGGTGCACTGTCCACCTAACGCAATCAAGGCGACTTCCGTATCATCAGAATGGTCAAAAAAGGTAGCTTCAGGGGTGAGATTCAGAATTCCGAAATGGAGTTTGGTGATGCCTATTTCGCCGGGCGTTACAATTTCAGTGTAGCCCTCGGTAGGTTTTTTAATTTTACCTTGCGGTTCGGTCAGGTGTGTTGGGTAAATAACGTTCATTTCCGTATATCCAGGGGAAATGCCAAGCCAACCCCCCCACTTCGTTAAGGTAAATCAAAAAGGCGTTCAACGAGGCTCGCTAATGGAAGTCCAACGACATTAAAATAGCATCCCTCAATGCGTCGAACGAACGCCGCGCCCCGTCCTTGGATGCCATACGCCCCCGCTTTATCCGATGTTTCCCCGCTCGCGATATAGGTGGCTATCTCGGTCCTATGCAACTCCCGAAAGTAAACCTGTGTTGTTTCCGCCCAGACGCTCTCGCGTCCTGTCACCGCGTCCACTAAGGCTACACCTGTAACAACCTCATGGCGTGTGCCACTCAGGTGTGTCAACATCTCGAACGCCTCTGTATCGTCGGTCGGCTTACCGAGCAGTCTCCCCTCCAACGATACCAAAGT encodes:
- a CDS encoding 5-deoxy-glucuronate isomerase, with protein sequence MNVIYPTHLTEPQGKIKKPTEGYTEIVTPGEIGITKLHFGILNLTPEATFFDHSDDTEVALIALGGQCTLLVGHNGNKAYGVLGERPDVFHGEACIAHIPHHTTYEVLAGEAGIEIAVCKVPSYAESAAIILEAGETADEGETHLRIWENTLSGSADVNARGMYMMHTGEETICLHRFRDMDGVATFDVTRTVETVRVRLYHNDVLVVPEQDNIVSLTSEGVGYQLWVQPNLYRKG
- a CDS encoding septum formation inhibitor Maf; this translates as MPRLVLASASPRRSALLSQIGITFEVRPSDIVEPPPNVHLNTPASEVTQKLALLKAVDVAQHFNEAVIIGADTLVSLEGRLLGKPTDDTEAFEMLTHLSGTRHEVVTGVALVDAVTGRESVWAETTQVYFRELHRTEIATYIASGETSDKAGAYGIQGRGAAFVRRIEGCYFNVVGLPLASLVERLFDLP